CCACGGCCACGTGCTGGGCCTGCAGAAACTGTTGCAGCGTGAAGTCGCTACGGATCGACGGATGCCGCTTGCGCACGAGGCAGCAATAGGGATCACCAAACAGGCGCTGCTGGTAGAAGCCCGACTTCAGAAAGGCAAGATTGCCGATCGCGAGGTCCGCCTCGCCGCTCTGCAGCAGCTGCAAATACTCTTCATTGGGTCGTCGCAGCGACTCGATGCGCACATGGGGCGCTTCTCGCAGCACCTCCGATATCAGCCGTGGCAGAACAATGGCCTCCCCCGCGTCGGACATGAGGATTTTGAACGTCCGTTCCGACTCCCGCGGGTCGAATCCGTGCGGTCTCTCCAGCGTCTGCTGAAGGATCGCCAGCGCCCGGCGAACCGGACCAATGAGTTCTTCGGCTAGTGCCGTCGGCTCCATCCCCCCCGTCGTCCGCACGAACAGCGTATCGGAGCAGGCCTTACGCAGGCGCAGCAGCGCATTGCTCATGGCCGGCTGCGACAGGCCCGCAGTGATCGCCGCCCGCGACACATTGCGTTCCGCATAGATGGCGGCGAAGACCCTCAGCAGGTTCAGATCGAAGGTTTTGATATTCATATCCTGAATTTTATTTCTCTCTAATATCGATTAGACATGGTTGGTGTAGGCAGTGATCATTTCCCCACCGAAGCAAGAAAGGAAGAGAACCGATGGGGACAGAGATCAAGACACCCGTGCTGATTGTGGGTGGAGGCCCGGTGGGCCTGTCGGTGGCAATCGAACTGGGGTGGCGGGGGATCGAGTCGATCCTTGTGGACGAAGGCGACGGGACAATCGAACACCCGCGCACCGGCCTCATCGCGGTGCGCACGATGGAGTTGTTCCGGCGCTGGGGGCTGTCGCAGCGCGTGCGCGAATGCGGCTTCCCGGAGGACTATGACCTCTCGATGTTCTTTTGCACGTCGCTCAATGGCCTGCTGCTCGACCAGGAAAAGTATCCGAGCATGCGCGACGCACCAACGCCGCCCGAGACACCCGAGAAGAAGCAGCGCTGCCCACAGTTGTGGCTGCAGCCCATCCTCACCGACGCGGCACGCTCCGAGCCAAAGACCCAATTGCTCTTCAAGCACCGCTTCGTTTCGCTGCTGCAGGACGACCAAGGCGTCACGGCGGTCGTCACCAACCTGAACACAGGCGAGCCCTTCACCATCCGCGCGCAGTATCTACTCGGCTGTGATGGCGCCACCAGCCAGGTGCGTGAACAGGTAGGCATTAAGATGGAAGGCAGACTGCTCAGCTACTCCGTGAACGTCCTGATCCGCGCGCCGGGCCTGGTCGACAAGCACAAGCTGGGCCCAGCCGAGCGCTACCTCTTTGTGGGCCCGGAGGGAACCTGGGGCAATCTGACCGTCGTCGACGGGAACGAGATCTGGCGCCTGACGGTGCTGGGCTCGGAAGAGAAGATGGATCTGAAGAACTTCGATCCCGCAGCCTGGGTTCGGCGCGCGATCGGCCGCGACGACGTGGAGTTCGAGGTGGACTCCGCCATCCCGTGGCGGCGCAGCGAAATGCTCGCAGATCGCTACTATCAGGGCCGTGTCGTGCTCGTGGGAGACTCCGCCCACACCATGTCGCCGACCGGTGGCATGGGCATGAACACCGGAGCGCAGGAGGTGATGGACATCGGCTGGAAGCTCGAGGGCCTCATCAACGGCTGGGGCGGCCCTGCCCTGCTGCGCAGCTACGAGTTGGAACGCCGGCCGATCGCGAAGCGCAACATCGACTTCTCCACGCAGAACTTCAGGGCATGGCGGGACACGCCCAGCCCGGCGGCCGTCTGCGACGCGACCCCCGAGGGCGAGAAGGTTCGCAAGGACCTCGGCAAGCGCCTGCGCGAATCGACACGCGTGGAATGGGAGTCGCTAGGCCTGCAGATTGGCCATCGCTACGAGGGCTCGCCGATCTGCGTTCCTGATGGCACACCACCGCCCCCGGACGAATACTCGACGTATATCCCGACGACACGCCCCGGGTCTCGCGCACCGCATGTCTGGCTAAGCGATGGCCGATCGACGCTCGACCTGTTCGGCGATGGGTTCGTGCTCATGTGCCTCGACCACAAGCTGGATGCGGATGCGCACGCGCTTGCCAATGCCTTCGCCGCCAAGAGAGTTCCCTTCCGGATCGAGTTCATCGCTCAGGCCGACGTGGCGGCGGCATACGAGCGCCCCCTGGTCCTGGTTCGGCCCGACGGGCATGTCGCATGGCGTGGCACCCGCGTGGAACTCCCGGGCCAGGTGGTAGACACGGTCCGAGGCGCCGCATAGAGCAGCCCCCACCTCACAAACCCAAAAGAGACAAACCGATGAAGACTAAACTGCCTAGCAGCGCGTTCAAGGCGGTGGCAACTGCCCTCCTGGGCTCATGCATCGCACTAGGCGCGCACGCCAACGGCTATCCGAGCAAACCCATCACGCTTGTCGTCCCCTTCCCCCCCGGGGGAAGCAACGACGCCCTGGCACGCACGGTAGGCCAGAAGCTCAGCGAGTACTGGAAGCAGCCCGTTCTCGTGGACAACCGGCCCGGTGCTGGCGGCAACATAGGCACCAAGCACGTGGCGAAGGCCGTACCCGACGGCTACACCCTGCTTGTCGTCGCCAACAATTTTGTCACCAACCCGTTCCTCTATCCAGACGGGCGCGCAGGCTACGACCCGGTCAAGGAATTCGTCCCCGTCACCCAGCTGGGCCGTGTACCGTTCGTACTGGTCGTCAATCCAGGCTTTGCCGCCAAATCCACCCAGGAACTGATCGCCCTGGCCAAGGCCCAGCCCGGCAAGCTGTCCTATGGCTCCGCCGGCATCGGCACCCCGCACCATCTGACGGGCGAGCTCTTCAAGAGCCTGGCCGGCATCGACATGGTGCACGTGCCGTACCGCGGCGCCCAGCCCGTGGTCACCGACCTCATCGGGGGTCAGATCCAGGTCCTCTTCGGCGTCGCGAATTCGGTGCTGCCCCACATCAAGACCGGTGCCTTGCGGCCGCTCGCGGTGACGGGCGAGCAGCCCCTGTTCTATCTTCCGAACGTCCCGACTGTCGCCAGCGCCGGCTTCAAGGGCTTTCGAAGCGAGGTCTGGATAGCTCTGGTCGCACCGGCGGGCACGCCCGCCGACGTAGTGGCCAAGATCGAGGAAGCGGCGGGCCGGGCTCTGCGCGATCCTTCCGTCAAGGCGACGCTGGAAGCCCAAGGGCTAGAGCCAGCCCCCTCGACCCCGACGGCCCTCAAGGCCTTGATGCAGGAAGACACGGCACGCTGGTCCAAGGTCATCAAGGATACCGGCGCAAGAGCCGAGTGATCCGAGCCGGTGAAGACTGTGACTGAGAGCCGCTAATCTCACTTCCCTTTGAGATCAGCCAGAAGCATTTATGCTCCTGGCCCTCATGGCAAGACAACCCGTTAGCAAAGAACTGTAGCGACAGTTGTAGTCCCTGATCCCAGCCTTCACGCCTTCCGTCAAAGGTGGCGCACGTAAGCTTCACCGTGAGCGATGAAGCAGCGCTCAATGGCATTCTGTTCGTGCTGCAAACCGGCATCCCATGGGAAGACTTGCCTCAGTCCTTGGGTTACGGCAGTGGTATGACCTGCTGGCGGTGCTTGCGTGACTGGAATACCAATGGCGTCTGGCAGCGTTTGCACCAAGCCTTGCTGGTGCGTCTGCGCGAGCATGACCAGATTGATTGGAACCGAGCAAGCATAGCTGGCTCCACGGTGCCAAGCCCCCGGGGGGCCAGGAAACGGGCCCCAACCCCACGGACAGAGGCAAGCTTGGCACCAAGCGCCACCTCGTCGTAGATGCTAGAGGCATCCCACTGTTGATCCTCGTCAGTGGTGCCAACAGGCATGACTCCATGATGTTCGAGAAGTGGATGGATGCGATTCCTGCCATTACGGGCTTGCCGGGGCGGGCACGCAAGCGGCCGGAGAAGCTGCATGCGGACAAAGGCTACGACTACAAGCGCTGCCGTGCCTATCTCAGACGACGAGGCATTGCCAGCCGGATTGCCAGGCGAGGTGTCGAGAGCAGCGAAAAGCTAGGCAAGCATCGCTGGGTTGTAGAGCGCACACATGGCTGGTTTGCAGGTTTTGGCAAGCTACACATCCGCTTTGAAAGGCGGCTGGATATCCACGAAGCGTTGCCGAAACTGGCCGCTACGATCAACTGTGCACGCTTCATGGATCGGTGGTGTTAGCCGCTCTGAATAGAACCCAGGCTCTCCGAAGCGACAGATCGGTTGAATCTATTAGGGAACCTCTGCATACATCCGTCGATACAATGAGCGACGGATCAAAATCTCGAAGGAAGCAAGGAGCCCCGTCTAGTCCAGCATATCCTCGAGATCGCTGTATAACCCGTCCAATTTTTAGGTCACATCCCCACCTTGAGCTAGCTAATCAGGATCAGCATAAATCGCAAATATAACATCTGACGATTTCCTCTCAATTACTGGATGGATGAAAAACACCTATTTCAGAAATTTAAATAAAATTAGGTTAATTAATTGGCAACTATAAGACATCGATCAATAGAAGTTATTAATGACTTTGACTCCAGTAAATCTAACTACGAGCCATCAAATTTCGTTTCGGTTTTCGATATCAAAAAACCGATATCATTTAAATCCCTCGCAAAGAAATATATTGAAATACATTCCATCTCGGATCAAGAAGCAGTTTTTAAGAAATTTATTTATTACTATTTTATTTGGAAATTATCCACAGAAATTCTTCTCCATATGGAAGAAACCCGGGAGTCAACGGTCAAAAAATGGTGGGGCACAACAAATGAAAATACCAATCCTTTTAAGACAAAATGCATATTAAACAAAGCAAATTTTGCATATGAAAAAAATCTGCTTACCACCAAGCATCATTTATCACTCAAATCAACCTACTTCAACTTATTGTTTTTATGCGTAAAAATAGAGCGCTTATGGACTATGAATATCACAATCAGCGATGAATATTTCACAAAATTTATAAGAAACGAAATTCCTCATGATAAAAATATTTCTGAGGACTTAAAAAACTCTACAGGATATCTTTTTAGAAGACTCCTAATCACTTCCAA
This DNA window, taken from Comamonas testosteroni TK102, encodes the following:
- a CDS encoding tripartite tricarboxylate transporter substrate binding protein; this translates as MKTKLPSSAFKAVATALLGSCIALGAHANGYPSKPITLVVPFPPGGSNDALARTVGQKLSEYWKQPVLVDNRPGAGGNIGTKHVAKAVPDGYTLLVVANNFVTNPFLYPDGRAGYDPVKEFVPVTQLGRVPFVLVVNPGFAAKSTQELIALAKAQPGKLSYGSAGIGTPHHLTGELFKSLAGIDMVHVPYRGAQPVVTDLIGGQIQVLFGVANSVLPHIKTGALRPLAVTGEQPLFYLPNVPTVASAGFKGFRSEVWIALVAPAGTPADVVAKIEEAAGRALRDPSVKATLEAQGLEPAPSTPTALKALMQEDTARWSKVIKDTGARAE
- a CDS encoding FAD-dependent oxidoreductase, which codes for MGTEIKTPVLIVGGGPVGLSVAIELGWRGIESILVDEGDGTIEHPRTGLIAVRTMELFRRWGLSQRVRECGFPEDYDLSMFFCTSLNGLLLDQEKYPSMRDAPTPPETPEKKQRCPQLWLQPILTDAARSEPKTQLLFKHRFVSLLQDDQGVTAVVTNLNTGEPFTIRAQYLLGCDGATSQVREQVGIKMEGRLLSYSVNVLIRAPGLVDKHKLGPAERYLFVGPEGTWGNLTVVDGNEIWRLTVLGSEEKMDLKNFDPAAWVRRAIGRDDVEFEVDSAIPWRRSEMLADRYYQGRVVLVGDSAHTMSPTGGMGMNTGAQEVMDIGWKLEGLINGWGGPALLRSYELERRPIAKRNIDFSTQNFRAWRDTPSPAAVCDATPEGEKVRKDLGKRLRESTRVEWESLGLQIGHRYEGSPICVPDGTPPPPDEYSTYIPTTRPGSRAPHVWLSDGRSTLDLFGDGFVLMCLDHKLDADAHALANAFAAKRVPFRIEFIAQADVAAAYERPLVLVRPDGHVAWRGTRVELPGQVVDTVRGAA
- a CDS encoding LysR family transcriptional regulator, which produces MNIKTFDLNLLRVFAAIYAERNVSRAAITAGLSQPAMSNALLRLRKACSDTLFVRTTGGMEPTALAEELIGPVRRALAILQQTLERPHGFDPRESERTFKILMSDAGEAIVLPRLISEVLREAPHVRIESLRRPNEEYLQLLQSGEADLAIGNLAFLKSGFYQQRLFGDPYCCLVRKRHPSIRSDFTLQQFLQAQHVAVATGHADDLVERALSKMRAKRKVILRVTHYHVAADVVERSNLVVTVPRNAARNVRGVQILPVPLKIPAADVRQFWHRRAHRDPANQWLRGVVAKLVFD